ACCTCACTCACCCCCTTCGTACTTGCACTTGCAGAGCTCGCTCCTGATATAGGAGATGACGGCCCTTATCTCGTCGTCGCTGAGCGTGTTGCTGAAGGGCATCATGTTCTCCGAGAAGCCGACGCTGGCTCCGCCGTTTCGTATGACCTTGAAGAGGAACTCGTCGGTGCGCTGGCTCAGAAGCTCCTTGTTCGTCAGGTCGCGGGGCCGGACGTCGAGGGTTTCGGCCAGTATGCCGTCTCCCGCTCCGCCGGGGCCGTGACAGGTCACGCAGTAGCTGTCGAAGTTTCCCCGGCCCGAGCCGGTGCCCTCGCTCCACGCGGCGGCGCTCATGTAGTCCGGCTCCTTGGTGGCGCCGAAGTCGGGCTTGAGGGAGGCGTAGCTCTTCTGCGACGGCGGGAGGGGCAGATGCGCCTGGGCCTCCTCGCCGCCGTAGGCGCCCAGGTCCGCGCCGTTCTCACCGGCGCCGGCGGCAGGTGAGCCGGAGGCGAGGCGGAAGTCGCCGCCCGAGGGGTCCTTCAGGCGTGGGTCGGCGCTGAGTCCGCCGGGACCGGCGCTTACGTTGACATAGTCGGTGCCGTTGCCCCAGACGAGGTTGTGGGAGAGGCGGGGCTCCACGCCCTCCTGGGCCTCGGGCAGCTCGGCCCAGGATATGCCGGCCTTCTCGTTGCGGGCGACGATGTTGTTCTTCACCGCGACGGAGGAGACCTCGCTGTAGATGCCGAAGGAGTTGCCCCAGATGGTGTTGTTCGTGAGCTCGGGCGTGGAGTAGGAGACGTAGACGCCGTAGCCGCCGTTTCCGGTTATTATGTTGTTGCGCACCCTCGCGTCGCTGTAGGAGAGGTACACGCCGTGGACCCTCGAAGAGGCGATGACGTTGTTTATCACGTAGGAGGGCGAGTAATAGAGCTTTATGCCCGTGTTGTTGCCCTTTATGATGTTGTTGGCTATGGTCATGGGCGCGTTGTTGCCCGATATGCCGGCGTCCATCATGGTGCCTGTAGTGCCCTTGGTGCCGCTGCCCGTTATGGTGAAGCCCTCTATGACGGCCCCCTTGGCGCCGACTATGACCGAGCCCGTGCCGTCGCCGACTATGGTGGTCTCGGCGGCGCCTGCGCCCTGGAGCACGACGCCTTCCCCGAGGACCACGTTCCCCCTGTAGGTGCCGGGCGCAACACGCACCGTGTCGCCCGGGGCGGCCCTGTCGACCGCCTCCTGGATGGTCCTGTGGTCGCCGGGCACGTTGAGCACCGCCGCGTGGACCGCCGCGGCGCTCAAGACGACCGCCGACACCGCCAGACCCCATAAAAAACGCTTTGCCACAAGAATCATTGACAGCCCTCCCGATTGCGTGTTTGGTTCGGCCGAACGCGCAGGTCCCCCGGTCACAGGGGCCCCGATATGCCGTGGCGCCTCACCATCTTGAAGTGGAAGAAGAGGACAACGAGGCTCAGAAGCGGCAGCAGCCACACGTGGGTGACGTAGCTGCGGCCGACGGTGAAGGTGTTGAGGATCGGACCCTCGAGGAGCGGGCCTATGAGCGGCCAGGTGGTGATGTAGTCGGTCCAGATGACGAGCACCCAGTAGCCGCGCCAGTTCCATGGCAGTATGGCGCCGGTGATGAGGAAGAGCCAGACGATGAGGAACATGGCCACACCGGTGAGCCAGTTGAGCTCCCTCGGCTTCTGGAAGGCCCTGTGGTAGAAGACCGAGAAGAGGTGGGTGAGCAGGGTGGCGACGATGAGCGTCGCGCCCCAGCGGTGCATGCTGCGCACGAACCAGCCGTAGGGGACCTCGTTGCTGAGACGCAGGACGCTCTCAAAGGCGTCCTGCGGCTTGGGCACGTAGTAGAAGAGCATGAAAAAGCCCGAAAGGACCTGGAGGAGGAGGATTACGAGCGTTATGCCGCCGAAGCAGTAGAAGAGATTGACGTGCTTCGGGATGGGCAGGTTCTTCTTCGCCCTGAGCCAGCTCTTGAAGCCGGCCCTCTCTTCGAGCCAGTCGCCTAATGACATCTTTGCACCCCTGAGAGTTTATGTTTTCGAGACGGAGACGGTCGAAGGCAGCAAGCCCGCGCATCCGGGTGATGTGGCGGCGTCGCCGCCGGCCCGGGGGCTACGCGCGGCAGGGGGAGACCCTGCGGCCGGGCCGCCGCCGGCGCGGCGCTACCTGGGGATCGCCGGAGCGCCGCCGACCTTCTGGCCCACGTACTTCTCGGGCCCCTCGTCGGTGCTCTCGCCGGTAAAGTCTATCTTCCAGGCGTTCTCTTCCTCGTCGAGCTCGAGGTATACGTCCGTCTGGGTGGTGAAGGTGCCGCCGAAGGAGCTTTCGAGGTCATACTCTATGGTCACCACGGCGGTGACATCCTTGACGTCGCTGGATACGACCCTGACGCCCATGTTCTTCGGGTACCGGGAGACGAGGTTCTTGAATATCTCTTCGTCGAGCTTGTAGTGCTTGGAGCTGACGAGCCGGTAGGCCTCGCCCAGCGTGGTGCCGCCTCCTTCGGCCACATAGGCGTAGAAGCGCTCGACCACCTGCTCCGGCGTCTCCACCGGCGGGGTCCTCGTCTCCGTGCAGGCCGTGACGGCGAGCAGAAGAAAAGGCGCCAGGCAAAAGAGGCAAAGTCGACTCAAGGCTCCTTTTTCCTCTCTTAAAAAGGCGTGTCCCGGCCCTTTGGGGACCGGGACACGCCTGACTGTCGAAGAGTGGCTTACCAAGGGGATAAGCCTCTTTCCGCTCTTAGATTTCCGGCGTCTCGACGAGACCGGGCTCCGTGAGCTCCTTCTGCTTGTGGGCCTCGAGGTAGTCGCCGGTATCGAGGTTGGCGGGACCCTCGGGGCCGTCCACGAAGAAGGTCGCCCTCATCTCCAGATGGAGCGGACCGCAGAAGTGCTGACAGTAGATCTCGTACTCACCGGCGTAGTCGGCCACGAACTCGCTCATCACCGAGATGCCCCTGGGCGCTGTCAGGTTGGTCCTCAGGCCGTAGGGGCCGTAGATGGTGAGACCCATGATGACGTCGGGGTTCTTGGTGATGCCGGCCGCCTTGTCGATGTTGGTGACGATGAGCCTGACCTTGTCACCCTTGTTGACCCTGATGTTCCTCGGGACATAGCCGTAGCTGAAGGCCTTTATGTGGACCTCCTTCACGCCGTTCTTCTCGACGATGCCGGGCCTGGCCGTATCCCTCGGTATGAAGGCGACCTTGGCGCCGGCATGGTGGCGGGGATGGATGTCCTTCCGCTCACCCTTGACGATCTGACCGGCCTGCCCCATGTCCCACTGCTTGATCTTGTTGGCGAAGATGACCTTCGCGTTGTGGGGCTCTCCGTCGACGGGGATGATCTTGAGCGACTTTCCGTAGGTCGGGCTCTTGGGATCCACGTCGAGCATCTCGTGGTTGACGGGCCAGCGGATGCCGGTGGGGCTGAACAGTCCCGTCGAGAACTTGTTGAGCGCGAAGACGTACTTGTCGTCGGCGCTTATGGCTATGTGGCCTATCCTGTAGTGGATGGGGAACTCGTCGACGACCTGCAGCTTGTTGAGGTCCACCTTGACGACCGAGTCGGCGACGAAGCAGCTCTCGTAGGCGAAGTCACCGGCGTTGTCCATGACCGTGTGGAGAGGACCGGCGCCGGTCGGTATGACCTTCTTGACCTCGAGCTTCTTGGCGTCGATGATGGTCATCGTCGCCGAGAGCTTGTCGCTGACGAGCACCCAGCGTCCCGTGGGCTCGGTGTCCACGCCGTGGGGGTTCTTGCCGACCGGTATCTCCTTTACGAGCTTGAAGGGATTGGTCGTGAAGACACCCACCGTGGAGTGGTAGTAGTTGCCCGCGAAGACGTACTCCTTGTCGCTCTTGCCGGCCTTGCTCACGTCCAGGTAGTCGGGCGCGCTCGGCGCCGGACCCCAGTCGATGACCTGGGCCTTGCCGGTGGCTATGTCGATCTTGGCCATCTTGCCGGTGAGCTCACCGGTGGCGAAGAGGGTCTTGCCGTCCTGGCTCAGCGATATGTGATGCACGCCGAAGGGGAACGGCAGGGATATGAGCCTCTCGAGGGTACCGAGCTGCAGGTTGATGACGCCGATGGTGTTGGCGGCCTTGTCGTTGACGTAGAGGTACTTTCCGTCGGGCTTGAGGTTCTTGTTGCCCGCGTTGCTCGGTGCGCTGAAGACGGGCTCGTGGAGGTCCACGCCCACGCGGATGTGACGGTAGGTCCTCATGCTCGGGATGCCGAAGACCGCCACCTGCCCGTCAAGGCCGCCGGCATTGTACATGAGCTGCGAGTCCTTGAGAGGAGCGTCGTTGGGACTCGACTCGGTGACGTGCCAGTCCCTGCTGTCGGCCATGACCGCCTGCGGAGCGACAGCGAGCCCCGTTAGCGCGGCGGCGGCAAATATATAACTTAATACTCTCGTTCGCACGTTCTTTTCACCTCCTCGTACGTAATGTAGTGGTTAATATCTGGAGCGCCTCTTTTTCGGCAGTCTCACCTCCTTTTCCTTCCTATAACAAAACAGACAATAGCGGATAGCGCAAAGAATAGACCATAGACATACGCTTGTCAAGGAAAAAAGAGACGCCTTTTCCGCCACGGAGATGGGCACTTCGAGGGAGGGCGGATATTAAGGACAAAAGTGTCATATTATCTCGTACTGCTCGCGGTGGAAGAGGTCCACGCTCTTGACGACGACGCGCTTTCCGAAGCGCTCCTCGAGCTCGCCTATGACGGCCTCGTCGCCGAGGAGCCGCTCGGCCACGGCGGGATTGGCGTAGACCACCGCCTTGCGGCGCTTGGCGGGGAGTTCCTTGAGCAGGTCCCGGTATATCTCCATGACCACCGTCTCCTTGCCCTTTATGATGCCGTTGCCGTCGCAGTAGGGGCAGGGCTCGCAGAGCGACTGTCCCAGGCTCTCGCGCACCCGTTTGCGCGTCATCTCCACTATGCCCAGCTCCGATATCTTGAGTATGTTGCTGCGCGCCTTGTCGGCCTTCAGAAGCTCCTTGAGCAGGTTGTAGACCCGCTCGCGGTCGGACTGCTTGGCCATGTCGATGAAGTCGATGACGATGATGCCGCCGATGTTGCGCAGCCTCAGCTGGGTGACGATCTCGCGCACCGCCTCGAGGTTGGTCTTGACTATCGTCTCCTCCGAGTTGCGCCGGCCCACGTACTTGCCGGTGTTGACGTCGATGGCCGTCAGGGCCTCCATCTGATCGATGACGATGTGGCCGCCCGAGCGCAGCCACACGCGCTTGTTGAGGGCGTTCTCGAGCTCGATCTCGATGCCGAAGGCGTCGAATATGGAGTCCTTGCCCTCGTAGAGCTCGATGCGTCCCTTGAGGTTGGGCATGAACTCGGCTATGAAGCGGGCCGCCCGCTCGTACTCGGCCCGGTCGTCTATGAGGAAGCGGGAGACGTTGGCCGAGAAGCTGTCGCGCACGGTGCGCAGCGTCAGATCGAGCTCCTCGTAGAGGATCGACGGGTTCGGCCCGCGCTGCATCTTCCTCGTTATGCCCTTCCAGAGCTTGAGCAGGTAGTCCATGTCGGCCTTGACGTCGGCCTTGCGCATCCCCTCGCAGACGGTCCTTATGATGAAGCCCATCCCCTTGGGCCGCATGGAGGCCACGATCTCGCGCAGCCGCCTCCTCTCCTTGTCGTCCGCTATCCTGCGGGAGACGCCGAGCCTGTCGTAGGTGGGCATGAGCACCAGGTAGCGGCCCGGAAGCGAGACGTAGGACGTGACGCGCGCGCCCTTGGTCCCCATGGGCTCCTTGGCCACCTGCACCATCACCTCCTGGCCCTCCTTGAGCACGTCCTGTATCCTCGTCGGCGCGCCCTGGGAGCCGCCCCTTGCGCGCTCGCCCTCGCCCTCGACCTCCTCTATGTCGTCGAAGAAACTCTTGATGTCCGAGACATGGAGAAAGGCCGTCCTCTCAAGCCCTATCTCCACGAACGCCGCCTGCATGCCGGGCAGCACGCGCACCACCTTCCCCTTGTAGATGTTGCCCGTGATGCCGCGGTCCTTCTTCCTCTCCACGTAGAACTCGACGAGCCTCTTGTCCTCGAGCACGGCAAGCCGTGTCTCGAAGGGACAGGAGTTGACGAGCATCTCTATCTTCGGTTTCTTCATAGTCATGTCTCGGCTTCGCCGCTGGCGGCAAAAAGGAAATCAAAAAACATAACGAGGGCGCACCGCTGCCTTGTCGACAGGGAGGCGGAGACATGGATACGGGATGCGAACAGGGACCGGCGGCGGCGCGCGGTCTCCCGCGCGCCGCCGGACGGAGGTCGCCGGTCGGAAGGATTCGGTCGGGTCTAAAGCAGGGTCCCGGTCTTGACGACCGGCATCGCCGAGGCCCTTTCCACGGAGAGATGGAGGACGGCGGCGAGCACCTCGTGGGGCCGGACGCTCGCCCCGTCGCCGCACCTTATGGTCATCACGAGTTGCTCGTCCTCCACCGCTTCGAGCCGCATGACAAGGGGCCTGACATCGACCTCGCGGGTCTTGCTCCCCCTCTCAAGCAGCATCGACTTGCTCTTCATCTCCATGAAGTCCTTGACAAATCCGGCAAGTTCTTCCGACTCTATATCCAAGCCCTGCAGGCCTTCCTTCAAATGAACGCGGTACTCAAAGGCTTTGATCATAGCAGAGAGAGCCGGAGTTTGCAAGGGGATAACCCTGGCCATGGTGAACTCTATGCCCTCGGGCATCTCGGCGTTGAGCCTTGCGCAGAGCGAAGAGACGGCGACCGAGGCGTCGAGCTCCATGTCCACGTACTCGCAGAGGCTCTCCATGCCCACGGGCAGGGGGTTGGAGAAGGAGACCTTGGGGAGCGGATGGAAGCCCTTTGAGTAGCGAACCGGCAGGGCGGCCCTCCTGACGGCGCGGAGCACGGCGGCGA
The window above is part of the Deltaproteobacteria bacterium genome. Proteins encoded here:
- a CDS encoding cytochrome b6 (electron transport protein), with protein sequence MSLGDWLEERAGFKSWLRAKKNLPIPKHVNLFYCFGGITLVILLLQVLSGFFMLFYYVPKPQDAFESVLRLSNEVPYGWFVRSMHRWGATLIVATLLTHLFSVFYHRAFQKPRELNWLTGVAMFLIVWLFLITGAILPWNWRGYWVLVIWTDYITTWPLIGPLLEGPILNTFTVGRSYVTHVWLLPLLSLVVLFFHFKMVRRHGISGPL
- a CDS encoding DUF1565 domain-containing protein — protein: MILVAKRFLWGLAVSAVVLSAAAVHAAVLNVPGDHRTIQEAVDRAAPGDTVRVAPGTYRGNVVLGEGVVLQGAGAAETTIVGDGTGSVIVGAKGAVIEGFTITGSGTKGTTGTMMDAGISGNNAPMTIANNIIKGNNTGIKLYYSPSYVINNVIASSRVHGVYLSYSDARVRNNIITGNGGYGVYVSYSTPELTNNTIWGNSFGIYSEVSSVAVKNNIVARNEKAGISWAELPEAQEGVEPRLSHNLVWGNGTDYVNVSAGPGGLSADPRLKDPSGGDFRLASGSPAAGAGENGADLGAYGGEEAQAHLPLPPSQKSYASLKPDFGATKEPDYMSAAAWSEGTGSGRGNFDSYCVTCHGPGGAGDGILAETLDVRPRDLTNKELLSQRTDEFLFKVIRNGGASVGFSENMMPFSNTLSDDEIRAVISYIRSELCKCKYEGGE
- a CDS encoding Rne/Rng family ribonuclease, which gives rise to MKKPKIEMLVNSCPFETRLAVLEDKRLVEFYVERKKDRGITGNIYKGKVVRVLPGMQAAFVEIGLERTAFLHVSDIKSFFDDIEEVEGEGERARGGSQGAPTRIQDVLKEGQEVMVQVAKEPMGTKGARVTSYVSLPGRYLVLMPTYDRLGVSRRIADDKERRRLREIVASMRPKGMGFIIRTVCEGMRKADVKADMDYLLKLWKGITRKMQRGPNPSILYEELDLTLRTVRDSFSANVSRFLIDDRAEYERAARFIAEFMPNLKGRIELYEGKDSIFDAFGIEIELENALNKRVWLRSGGHIVIDQMEALTAIDVNTGKYVGRRNSEETIVKTNLEAVREIVTQLRLRNIGGIIVIDFIDMAKQSDRERVYNLLKELLKADKARSNILKISELGIVEMTRKRVRESLGQSLCEPCPYCDGNGIIKGKETVVMEIYRDLLKELPAKRRKAVVYANPAVAERLLGDEAVIGELEERFGKRVVVKSVDLFHREQYEII